The following are from one region of the Halomonas qaidamensis genome:
- the sfsA gene encoding DNA/RNA nuclease SfsA — protein MTTYPELVPGVLLRRYKRFLADVQLESGEEVVAHCPNTGSMKAVNVPGCRVWLSPSDNPKRKLVWTWEWIELPQPDGSLALASVHTGRANRIVEEAILVGDITPLAGYQTLKREVKVSDARLDFRLSDPDKGEAFIEVKQVTLKEADGHGYFPDSVSVRGTKHLHTLIALAEQGKRAVLLFCVAHEGIHDVAPAAHIDPIYAVALAEAVDAGVEVLAYGVTLDWKAGVPVAVRLARPLPMRI, from the coding sequence ATGACGACTTATCCTGAGTTGGTGCCAGGAGTGCTGTTGCGTCGTTACAAGCGCTTTCTAGCCGATGTGCAGCTGGAGAGTGGAGAGGAAGTGGTTGCCCACTGCCCCAATACCGGATCGATGAAGGCGGTGAATGTGCCTGGTTGTCGAGTGTGGCTGTCGCCGAGTGATAACCCCAAACGCAAGCTGGTTTGGACCTGGGAATGGATTGAGTTGCCGCAGCCAGATGGCTCCCTAGCCCTGGCTTCTGTTCACACCGGTCGCGCCAACCGCATCGTGGAAGAAGCAATTTTAGTCGGTGACATTACCCCCTTGGCAGGCTATCAAACGCTCAAGCGGGAAGTGAAGGTTAGTGATGCACGGCTTGATTTCCGGCTGAGCGATCCTGATAAGGGCGAGGCTTTTATTGAAGTTAAGCAGGTCACCCTTAAAGAAGCCGATGGTCATGGTTATTTCCCTGACTCGGTCAGCGTGAGGGGCACTAAGCATTTGCATACATTAATTGCGCTTGCCGAGCAGGGTAAAAGGGCCGTTCTGCTATTTTGTGTTGCCCATGAAGGCATTCACGATGTAGCTCCAGCGGCCCACATTGATCCCATCTATGCGGTAGCGCTAGCTGAAGCGGTAGACGCTGGGGTGGAGGTGCTAGCTTACGGTGTTACGCTGGATTGGAAAGCAGGAGTGCCGGTAGCGGTGCGCCTAGCGCGGCCGCTACCGATGCGAATTTAA
- a CDS encoding DUF4426 domain-containing protein, with product MVYQVLRSTTLLVTMLFSLLLAAHAAAEQLTRIGDYEIHYSAVATSFLTPEVAQAHGIQRSAGHGLVNVSVRERQEDGGTRAVNASVQGHVTGLADAQESLSFRTVHDGDATYHLATFALRHDEPMRFNLDVRYDRNASPERVSFIQRFYIER from the coding sequence ATGGTTTATCAAGTGTTACGCAGCACTACCTTACTTGTCACAATGCTTTTCTCGCTGCTCCTCGCCGCCCATGCGGCAGCCGAGCAGCTAACACGGATAGGTGACTACGAAATCCATTACAGCGCCGTGGCCACTAGTTTTCTTACCCCAGAAGTTGCCCAAGCGCATGGCATTCAGCGCAGCGCAGGACACGGGCTGGTTAATGTGAGCGTACGCGAGCGCCAAGAGGATGGTGGCACCCGCGCCGTTAATGCCAGCGTGCAAGGGCATGTGACAGGTCTTGCCGATGCCCAAGAATCGCTAAGCTTTCGCACGGTACACGACGGCGATGCCACGTATCATTTAGCCACTTTTGCTCTTCGTCACGATGAACCCATGCGATTTAACTTGGACGTTCGCTACGACCGCAATGCCAGCCCTGAACGGGTCAGCTTTATTCAGCGTTTTTATATTGAGCGTTAA
- the metW gene encoding methionine biosynthesis protein MetW: protein MRADLELIYDWVPQGAHVLDLACGDGALLERLAQEKSVTGYGLEIDPDGITQCVARGVNVIEHNLDDGLGSFCDNSYDQVIMTQALQALRRPDKMLDEMLRVAEEGIITFPNFAYWRHRIHLGLRGYMPVSKSLPHAWYDTPNIHLSTFNDFEHLCREKGLVIVDRAVGVGDHKGHWTSKWWPNLFGEIAIFRVRRR from the coding sequence ATGCGCGCAGATCTTGAACTGATTTACGACTGGGTGCCACAGGGCGCACACGTGCTGGATCTAGCCTGCGGCGATGGTGCCCTACTTGAACGTTTAGCTCAGGAAAAAAGTGTTACTGGCTACGGTTTAGAGATCGACCCCGACGGCATTACACAGTGTGTCGCCAGGGGAGTGAACGTTATTGAGCATAACCTCGATGATGGCCTGGGTAGTTTCTGCGACAACAGCTATGATCAAGTCATTATGACGCAAGCGCTTCAGGCGCTACGTCGTCCGGATAAAATGCTCGATGAAATGCTGCGCGTTGCAGAAGAAGGCATTATCACTTTTCCTAATTTTGCTTATTGGCGCCACCGCATTCATCTTGGCCTACGTGGCTATATGCCGGTCTCTAAATCTCTGCCTCATGCTTGGTATGACACGCCCAACATCCACCTCTCCACCTTTAACGATTTCGAGCATCTGTGCCGTGAAAAAGGATTAGTGATTGTTGACCGCGCGGTAGGGGTTGGTGATCACAAAGGACACTGGACATCAAAATGGTGGCCTAACCTGTTCGGTGAGATTGCCATTTTCAGGGTGCGCCGCCGCTAA
- a CDS encoding aminotransferase class I/II-fold pyridoxal phosphate-dependent enzyme yields the protein MGWNSRVNHVAPFRVMHLLEMAQAREAEGHDVIHLEVGEPDFATPAPIVAAGQQALASGKTRYTPAAGLASLREAIAGHYAEHFNAHVDPARILVTPGASGALLLASQLLVETGDRVLMADPNYPCNRHFMALAGADIDAIPVGRQSGWQLTAPLIEQHWQAKTCLAMLASPSNPTGHTLGAEALTAVFNTVAAKGGEVIVDEIYQGLNYDDAPLSATSLSDQAFVVNSFSKYFGMTGWRLGWLVAPEHAVEPLTRLAQNVFLAAPTPSQHAALAAFTPQCRDILEARRATLKQRRQVLLDGLARLGLAPDMPPQGAFYLWLDISHYSRDSQAFCERLLVEENVAITPGIDFAVEGGEHHVRIAFTNSVERLQEAVERIGRFVSRL from the coding sequence ATGGGTTGGAATTCACGTGTGAATCACGTTGCGCCTTTTCGTGTGATGCATTTATTAGAAATGGCCCAGGCCCGAGAGGCTGAAGGCCACGATGTAATTCACCTGGAGGTTGGTGAGCCTGATTTCGCGACGCCGGCACCGATTGTAGCAGCAGGCCAACAAGCGTTGGCCTCTGGGAAAACCCGTTATACACCAGCGGCAGGGCTAGCGTCGCTGCGGGAAGCCATTGCAGGCCATTACGCCGAGCATTTTAATGCCCATGTTGATCCCGCACGTATTCTGGTAACTCCAGGGGCCTCTGGTGCGCTGCTGCTGGCTAGTCAATTACTGGTCGAAACAGGTGACCGCGTGTTGATGGCTGACCCTAACTATCCGTGCAATCGTCACTTTATGGCCCTAGCCGGCGCAGATATTGATGCTATTCCCGTGGGACGCCAAAGTGGTTGGCAGTTAACGGCGCCGCTGATTGAACAGCACTGGCAAGCTAAAACATGCTTAGCCATGCTGGCCTCTCCGTCTAATCCGACGGGACACACGTTAGGCGCTGAGGCCTTAACCGCAGTATTTAACACCGTTGCTGCGAAAGGCGGTGAGGTGATTGTTGATGAGATTTATCAAGGCCTAAATTATGACGATGCGCCGCTATCGGCGACATCACTGTCTGACCAAGCCTTTGTGGTTAACAGCTTCTCAAAATATTTCGGTATGACGGGCTGGCGCTTGGGGTGGTTGGTGGCACCTGAACATGCTGTCGAGCCGCTTACCAGACTGGCGCAAAACGTCTTTCTTGCCGCGCCTACGCCTTCCCAGCATGCGGCGTTAGCTGCCTTTACTCCCCAGTGTCGAGACATTCTTGAAGCGCGCAGAGCAACGCTCAAGCAGCGACGCCAAGTGTTGTTGGATGGTCTAGCACGGCTGGGGCTTGCGCCAGATATGCCGCCCCAAGGGGCATTTTATCTGTGGTTGGATATTTCCCATTATAGCCGTGACAGCCAAGCGTTCTGTGAACGACTGCTGGTAGAGGAGAACGTGGCAATTACCCCAGGCATTGATTTTGCGGTAGAGGGTGGTGAGCACCATGTACGCATCGCCTTTACTAACAGCGTTGAACGCTTGCAAGAAGCCGTAGAACGCATAGGTCGTTTCGTGAGCCGACTATGA